The Mercurialis annua linkage group LG2, ddMerAnnu1.2, whole genome shotgun sequence genome contains a region encoding:
- the LOC126668066 gene encoding putative DUF21 domain-containing protein At3g13070, chloroplastic, whose product MEIACQSSFLGRPFMISGTKPSSFLHYNKVSKLNVKLFQKNYRYPSRSLSKVLNFNDFRPLGISNSSKLRGFDVRTHSNSINKVEGNLGMNENIGIGKNLELVRLLIKGGVVLGAMVCGVLVLGCKRVFAAEGVVTAGYGVIEQSVLVLRKAWPKLSQVLLVFKEQGLILAALLSLSAFFSMAETSITTLWPWKVRELAEKEPDDGVFKMLRSDVTRFLTTILIGTTVVNIGATALVTEAATAIFGEAGITAATGVMTVAILLLTEITPKSIAVHNATEVARFVVKPVAWLSVVLYPVGRVVTYLSMGMLKMLGLKGRSEPYVTEDELKLMLRGAELSGAIEEEEQDMIENVLEIKDTHVREVMTPLVDVVAIDASATLVDFHQLRVIHQYSRVPVFEQRVDNIMGIAYAMDLLDYAQKGELLESTTVGDMAHKPAYFVPDSMSVWNLLREFRIRKVHMAVVLNEYGGTIGIVTLEDVVEEIVGEIFDENDSKEEIQKKTGYIVMRAEGIYDVDANTSIDQLSEELNIKMPEGHQYETVSGFICEAFGYIPRTGESIKFILEKENQEEDDEQNEGKSDRQDQNDKNQIYKLEVLAGNARKVSAVRFERISNGDQIMEAKEVTRLVPKIIKKKWSSDDESDDTEFDEDSFQKRPEHALSDSNVIAEHEDDNESYGGQ is encoded by the exons ATGGAAATTGCCTGCCAGTCTTCTTTTCTGGGCCGGCCATTTATGATTTCTGGTACAAAACCATCATCTTTTTTGCATTATAATAAAGTTTCTAAGCTGAATGTGAAGCTTTTCCAGAAGAATTATCGATACCCATCTCGTAGTTTATCTAAAGTTCTAAACTTTAATGATTTTAGACCACTGGGTATTTCAAATTCTAGTAAATTAAGAGGCTTTGATGTTAGAACTCATTCAAATTCGATAAACAAAGTTGAGGGTAATCTGGGTATGAATGAAAATATAGGTATTGGTAAGAATTTAGAGTTGGTTAGATTGTTGATCAAAGGTGGGGTGGTTTTGGGTGCAATGGTTTGTGGGGTTTTGGTTTTGGGTTGTAAGAGAGTGTTTGCAGCTGAAGGTGTTGTGACTGCTGGCTATGGTGTTATTGAGCAGAGTGTATTGGTGTTGAGGAAGGCGTGGCCGAAACTTTCTCAGGTTCTTTTGGTTTTTAAAGAGCAGGGTTTGATATTGGCTGCACTTTTGAGTTTGTCGGCGTTTTTTTCTATGGCTGAGACTTCAATCACCACACTTTGGCCTTGGAAG GTTCGAGAGCTGGCTGAAAAAGAGCCTGATGATGGTGTCTTCAAAATGCTTCGTAGTGATGTTACACGGTTCCTGACTACAATTCTTATTGGCACAAC TGTGGTGAACATTGGAGCAACAGCTTTAGTCACAGAGGCAGCCACTGCAATATTTGGCGAAGCTGGTATTACTGCAGCCACTGGAGTAATGACT GTTGCAATATTGTTGCTTACTGAGATCACCCCCAAAAGCATAGCTGTTCACAATGCCACAGAGGTGGCTAGGTTTGTG GTCAAACCAGTTGCATGGCTTTCAGTGGTGCTATATCCTGTGGGAAGAGTTGTCACATATTTGTCTATGGGAATGCTAAAGATGCTTGGTCTGAAAGGGAGAAG CGAGCCTTACGTTACTGAGGATGAGTTGAAGTTGATGTTGCGAGGAGCAGAGTTAAGTGGAGCCATAGAGGAGGAAGAACAG GATATGATTGAGAATGTGTTAGAGATCAAGGATACACATGTTAGAGAGGTCATGACACCTCTGGTTGATGTAGTTGCAATTGATGCCAGTGCAACTCTTGTTGATTTCCATCAGCTGCGGGTGATTCATCAGTATTCAAG GGTTCCTGTTTTCGAACAGCGTGTGGACAATATTATGGGTATTGCATACGCAATGGATCTGCTAGATTATGCTCAGAAG GGCGAGCTGCTAGAAAGTACAACTGTGGGAGACATGGCTCACAAACCTGCATACTTTGTGCCCG ATTCAATGTCAGTCTGGAATCTTCTTAGAGAGTTCCGCATCAGGAAGGTTCACATGGCTGTTGTTCTTAATGAATACGGTGGAACCATTGGA ATAGTTACCCTGGAAGATGTTGTTGAGGAGATTGTTGGAGAGATCTTCGATGAAAATGATTCAAAA GAGGAGATACAGAAGAAAACTGGCTACATTGTTATGCGAGCAGAGGGAATATATGATGTTGATGCAAACACTTCCATTGATCAACTCTCTGAAGAGCTAAATATCAAAATGCCTGAG GGACATCAATATGAGACAGTATCAGGTTTTATATGTGAGGCATTTGGATACATCCCAAGGACTGGGGAGAGTATCAAATTTATCCTTGAAAAGGAAAATCAAGAAGAGGATGATGAGCAAAATGAAGGCAAATCTGATCGACAAGATCAGAATGATAAGAATCAGATATATAAACTTGAG GTATTAGCTGGAAATGCTAGAAAAGTAAGCGCGGTTCGTTTTGAACGAATAAGCAATGGCGACCAAATAATGGAGGCCAAAGAGGTAACTCGTCTTGTTCCCAAAATCATAAAGAAGAAGTGGAGCAGTGATGATGAGTCGGACGATACTGAATTTGATGAGGATTCATTCCAAAAGAGACCAGAACATGCTCTTTCTGATTCCAATGTAATAGCTGAACATGAAGATGACAATGAGAGTTATGGCGGACAGTAG
- the LOC126668106 gene encoding uncharacterized protein LOC126668106 yields the protein MGRQTCDPTVIHSSIALLQERFRQLERAKEMRQQRELLRLFAEAEQVKPVKGYEQSRTFFQSELVLPPGKPLHDNLYIRPYMQNKYAEFQINETPNLVSLCPKNTVMHITNNFDESDVDTSLHL from the coding sequence ATGGGTAGGCAAACCTGTGATCCGACCGTCATTCATTCCTCCATTGCGCTTTTACAGGAGAGGTTTCGACAGTTGGAGAGAGCAAAGGAGATGCGGCAGCAGAGGGAGCTTTTGCGATTGTTCGCTGAAGCTGAGCAAGTCAAACCCGTCAAAGGTTACGAGCAATCTCGGACCTTTTTTCAGTCTGAACTCGTCCTTCCGCCCGGGAAACCTCTCCATGACAATCTTTACATCAGGCCATACATGCAGAACAAGTATGCAGAATTCCAGATCAATGAAACTCCAAATTTGGTTAGCTTATGCCCCAAAAATACTGTCATGCACATTACAAATAACTTTGATGAATCAGATGTTGATACCTCACTTCATCtctga
- the LOC126666658 gene encoding uncharacterized protein LOC126666658, with amino-acid sequence MGHLNSSNIRHPDWENALFSYQNVIFSGTESMKVKLTLKLAHLSKNAPDHVLIQTIPIPAKLLVNTSDSLDNSIQEAAAYCLKCIACQKDGVFASVIGQSGVVESVLALLPQSSNSFRRILIKFLQCLVNFNDVNRLIVVRNGGLEIIVSLLNSCSSSDANKVYLLEILSALALLREVRKVIIRLGGLKFLVEAIKCGSMVSRERACQAVGLLGVSGRARSLIVALGAIPLLVELLRERDGKTKLVAGNSLGVISAHVDFIRPVAEAGAIPLYAELLQGPDPIGKEIAEDAFCILAVAEVNAVAIAEHLVRILREGDDESKIAAADVFWDLAGYKHSVSVVRNSGAIPVLVELLRDGNDEAREKVSGAVAQLSYNEADRAVLADAGAIPILIELLVDELEEVKENAAEALVNFAEDPGQRAVISEAVGVPSFDSMQNRMIQLRVSDEHMVRSLRRMSVGQLTWDSNFAL; translated from the coding sequence ATGGGTCATTTAAATAGTAGCAATATTAGACACCCAGATTGGGAAAATGCATTATTTAGCTatcaaaatgttatattttcagGTACTGAGTCAATGAAAGTAAAACTCACATTAAAGTTAgcccatttatcaaaaaatgcaCCTGATCATGTGTTAATACAAACAATCCCAATTCCTGCTAAACTTCTTGTTAATACTAGTGATAGTTTAGATAATTCAATTCAAGAAGCAGCTGCTTATTGTTTAAAGTGTATTGCTTGTCAAAAAGATGGTGTTTTTGCATCAGTCATAGGCCAATCTGGTGTTGTAGAGTCTGTATTAGCCTTGTTGCCTCAATCTAGTAATAGTTTTAGAAGAATCTTGATTAAATTTCTTCAGTGTCTTGTTAATTTTAATGATGTTAATCGTTTGATTGTTGTTCGAAATGGCGGGTTGGAAATTATTGTTAGTTTGTTGAACTCGTGTAGTTCTAGTGACGCGAATAAGGTTTATTTGTTGGAGATTTTGAGTGCATTGGCATTGTTGAGAGAGGTTAGGAAGGTGATTATTCGATTAGGAGGGCTTAAGTTTCTTGTTGAAGCGATTAAATGTGGAAGTATGGTGTCGAGAGAGAGAGCTTGTCAAGCGGTAGGATTACTCGGCGTTTCAGGGCGTGCTCGGTCTTTGATTGTTGCATTGGGAGCAATACCTTTGCTTGTTGAGTTACTTCGCGAGAGAGATGGGAAAACAAAACTTGTTGCTGGTAATTCGTTAGGTGTGATATCGGCTCATGTAGATTTTATTAGACCGGTCGCTGAAGCTGGGGCTATACCTCTATATGCCGAGCTTCTTCAAGGACCTGATCCTATCGGCAAGGAGATTGCAGAGGATGCGTTTTGTATATTAGCTGTTGCCGAAGTGAATGCAGTTGCTATTGCTGAGCATTTGGTGAGAATTTTACGAGAAGGCGATGATGAATCAAAAATTGCAGCTGCTGATGTTTTCTGGGATCTAGCAGGTTATAAGCACTCGGTTTCCGTCGTTAGAAACTCGGGTGCAATTCCTGTCTTGGTTGAGCTTTTAAGAGACGGGAATGATGAAGCTAGGGAAAAAGTATCGGGAGCCGTAGCTCAGCTGAGTTATAACGAGGCTGATCGAGCAGTACTCGCTGATGCGGGAGCAATTCCGATTCTGATTGAATTATTGGTTGATGAGTTGGAGGAAGTGAAGGAGAATGCTGCTGAGGCACTTGTTAATTTTGCTGAAGATCCTGGGCAACGTGCTGTCATATCGGAAGCAGTTGGCGTTCCTTCATTCGACAGTATGCAAAACAGAATGATTCAACTTCGAGTTTCCGATGAGCATATGGTTAGATCGCTGCGAAGGATGAGTGTTGGGCAGCTTACATGGGACTCAAATTTTGCATTATAA
- the LOC126666620 gene encoding heavy metal-associated isoprenylated plant protein 47-like: MQKKIVIMVSTRCEKCRTKAMQTAAVADGVSSVALEGEKKEKLVVVGEMVDAACLTEALRRKIRHAELLTVEEVKPKP; this comes from the exons ATGCAG AAAAAGATAGTCATCATGGTATCAACTCGGTGCGAGAAATGCCGGACCAAAGCCATGCAAACAGCTGCCGTGGCAGATG gCGTAAGTTCGGTGGCGTTAGAAGGagagaagaaagaaaagttGGTGGTGGTGGGTGAAATGGTTGATGCAGCATGCTTGACGGAGGCACTTCGAAGAAAAATAAGGCATGCAGAATTACTTACTGTGGAAGAGGTGAAGCCAAAGCCCTAA
- the LOC126667555 gene encoding protein transport protein SEC24 A → MVTENNPSRPNFPMPPSATPFAPAPPSMTPFSSSGPVAGSEAPGFRPGPPGIRTAVHSIPSGPPGVSQPFASTPAPPASYVPSTIGPYQQFPTPHYSSTPQAPPTGAPLFRPPTGQVSSPPFRSQTQMSPVPMGSPPSNVNVPQPSADSSFFAPRPSLQPSFPPVGSSYPPARATFQPSLPGYMNQPATVSQAPPMQSPFQSQQGNFAPPAATQPPSFPSHQGGFAQPPPVAAPFGYPRDQMQHAASIPPPGGIQGLLEDFNSLSVGSIPGSIEPGIDPKSLPRPLDGDVEPQPMAEAFSGNCDPRYLRLTTSAIPNSQSLASRWHLPLGAVVCPLAEAPDGEEVPVLNFVSNGIIRCRRCRTYVNPYVTFADAGRKWRCNICSLLNDVPGEYFAHLDATGRRIDLDQRPELTKGSIEFVAPTEYMVRPPMPPLYFFLIDVSISAVRSGMVEIVAQTIKSCLDDLPGFPRTQIGFITYDSTIHFYNMKSSLTQPQMMVISDLDDIFVPLPDDLLVNLSESRSVVEAFVDSLPSMFNDNVNVESAFGPALKAAFMVMNQLGGKLLVFQNTMPSLGVGRLKLRGDDLRVYGTDKEYALRVPEDPFYKQMAADFTKYQIGVNIYAFSDKYTDIASIGTLAKYTGGQVYYYPNFQSVNHGEKLRHELARDLTRETAWESVMRIRCGKGIRCTSYHGNFMLRSTDLLALPAVDCDKAYAMQLSLEETLLTTQTVYFQVALLYTASCGERRIRVHTAAAPVVADLGEMYRQADAGAIVSLFCRLAIEKTLSNKLEDARSSVQLRIVKALREYRNLFAVQHRLGGRMIYPESLKFLPLYGLALCKSTPLRGGYADVQLDERCAAGFTMMALPVKKLLKLLYPNLTRVDVHLLKPSTKADESRDIVGRLPLTAESLDSRGLYIYDDGFRFVLWFGRMLSPDIAMGLLGQDAAAELSKVTLREHDSEMSRKLMGILKQLRELDHPYYQLCHLVRQGEQPREGFLLLTNLVEDQSGGMNGYLDWMVQLHRQVQQNA, encoded by the exons ATGGTCACTGAAAATAATCCCAGCCGTCCGAACTTTCCTATGCCACCTTCGGCTACACCATTTGCTCCTGCTCCTCCAAGTATGACTCCGTTTTCATCATCTGGCCCCGTGGCTGGATCAGAGGCACCTGGATTTAGACCTGGTCCACCAGGTATCCGAACTGCAGTACATTCTATTCCATCTGGACCTCCAGGTGTATCTCAGCCTTTTGCTTCTACGCCTGCTCCTCCTGCATCATATGTGCCCTCTACTATTGGACCCTATCAGCAATTCCCAACTCCACATTATAGTTCTACACCACAAGCTCCTCCAACAGGGGCTCCTCTGTTTAGACCCCCTACAGGTCAGGTATCGTCTCCACCATTTCGTTCGCAAACACAGATGTCTCCAGTGCCAATGGGATCTCCACCTTCTAATGTGAATGTTCCTCAACCTTCGGCAGATTCATCATTTTTTGCTCCCAGGCCTAGTTTGCAGCCCTCTTTCCCTCCTGTGGGTTCATCTTATCCTCCGGCCAGAGCCACTTTTCAGCCATCTTTACCTGGATACATGAATCAACCAGCTACTGTCTCACAAGCCCCTCCTATGCAGTCTCCTTTTCAATCTCAGCAAGGAAATTTTGCACCTCCTGCAGCTACACAACCTCCCTCCTTTCCTTCTCACCAAGGAGGTTTTGCTCAACCTCCACCAGTAGCAGCCCCTTTTGGCTATCCGAGGGACCAAATGCAACATGCTGCCTCCATACCTCCCCCAGGTGGTATCCAAGGCTTGTTAGAAGATTTCAATTCATTGTCTGTTGGATCTATTCCGGGATCAATTGAACCAGGAATTGATCCAAAATCATTGCCAAGGCCGTTGGATGGTGATGTGGAGCCGCAGCCAATGGCTGAGGCATTTTCTGGGAATTGTGATCCTAGATACCTACGGCTTACTACTAGTGCAATTCCAAATTCTCAGTCCTTGGCCTCAAGGTGGCATTTACCTCTTGGGGCTGTTGTCTGCCCTCTTGCAGAAGCTCCTGATGGC GAGGAGGTGCCAGTACTTAACTTTGTCTCAAATGGTATTATTCGTTGTAGAAGATGTCGAACATATGTGAATCCATATGTCACATTTGCAGATGCTGGAAGGAAGTGGCGTTGTAACATCTGTTCTCTGCTTAATGATG TTCCTGGTGAGTATTTTGCTCATTTAGATGCAACTGGCAGAAGAATTGATTTGGATCAGCGACCTGAGCTTACGAAGGGCAGTATAGAGTTTGTTGCACCGACTGAATATATGGTGCGGCCACCAATGCCACCAttgtatttttttctcattGATGTTTCGATATCTGCTGTTAGAAGCGGCATGGTTGAG ATCGTGGCCCAAACTATTAAGTCTTGTTTGGATGATTTACCTGGCTTCCCCAGAACGCAGATTGGGTTTATCACTTATGACAGTACAATACATTTTTACAACATGAAG TCATCATTGACACAGCCCCAAATGATGGTGATTTCAGATTTGGATGATATATTTGTGCCACTGCCCGATGATCTCCTTGTTAATTTGTCGGAATCAAGAAGCGTTGTGGAAGCATTTGTTGATAGTTTACCATCCATGTTTAATGACAACGTGAATGTCGAATCTGCCTTTGGTCCAGCTTTAAAAGCAGCATTCATGGTTATG AATCAACTTGGTGGAAAATTACTGGTTTTTCAGAACACAATGCCATCTCTTGGTGTTGGTCGTTTGAAGTTGCGTGGTGATGATCTTCGTGTTTATGGAACGGATAAAGAATATGCATTGAGAGTGCCAGAGGATCCATTCTATAAGCAAATGGCTGCTGATTTTACTAAGTACCAGATAGGAGTCAATATATATGCATTTAGCGACAAGTACACTGATATAGCTTCCATAG GAACTCTGGCTAAATATACTGGAGGACAGGTTTATTATTATCCAAATTTTCAATCTGTCAATCATGGAGAGAAGTTGAGACATGAGTTAGCTAGGGATCTTACCAGGGAAACTGCATGGGAATCTGTAATGCGCATAAGATGTGGAAAAG GAATTCGGTGTACATCTTACCATGGGAACTTCATGCTAAGGTCCACGGATTTATTAGCACTTCCAGCAGTTGATTGTGATAAAGCATATGCCATGCAGTTATCACTAGAAGAAACGTTATTGACAACTCAAACTGTATATTTTCAAGTTGCCTTGCT ATACACTGCATCATGTGGAGAGAGGCGTATCAGAGTACATACAGCAGCAGCTCCTGTGGTTGCTGATTTGGGGGAGATGTACCGCCAAGCTGATGCTGGTGCCATTGTTTCTCTGTTTTGTAGGTTAG CAATTGAGAAAACATTGTCAAATAAGCTGGAAGATGCACGAAGCTCGGTGCAGCTAAGAATTGTGAAGGCTTTAAGAGAATACCGGAATCTCTTTGCCGTTCAGCATCGGTTGGGAGGCCGGATGATATATCCAGAATCTCTGAAGTTCTTGCCTTTGTATGGATTAGCACTTTGTAAATCAACACCTCTCCGAGGAGGGTATGCCGATGTTCAGCTTGATGAACGATGTGCTGCAGGGTTTACAATGATGGCATTGCCTGTTAAGAAGTTGCTGAAACTTTTATATCCTAACTTGACTCGTGTCGATGTTCATCTCTTAAAG CCTTCTACGAAAGCTGACGAGTCTAGAGATATCGTCGGGAGGTTACCGCTGACAGCTGAGAGCTTAGATTCTAGAGGCCTTTATATTTATGATGATGGTTTTCGGTTTGTTTTATGGTTTGGTAGAATGCTTTCACCTGATATAGCTATGGGTCTCCTTGGCCAAGACGCTGCAGCTGAGTTATCAAAG GTTACACTTAGAGAGCATGATAGTGAAATGTCAAGAAAGTTGATGGGGATACTTAAACAATTAAGGGAGCTTGACCATCCATATTATCAACTGTGTCATCTTGTCAGACAAGGTGAACAGCCTAGAGAAGGCTTCCTTCTCCTCACGAACCTTGTGGAGGACCAGAGTGGGGGTATGAATGGTTACCTTGATTGGATGGTGCAATTACATCGGCAAGTTCAGCAAAATGCTTAG